The following are encoded in a window of Brevibacillus ruminantium genomic DNA:
- a CDS encoding response regulator transcription factor translates to MIRIVIAEDQRMLLGALASLLDLEEDMEVVGRASNGEDAVKLVHLHKPDICIMDIEMPVKSGLDAAEELKGCGCKVMILTTFARPGYFERALKAGAHGYLLKDSPSEELASSIRSIMAGRRIYASELVDEAYGQENPLTVREKEVLLLIADGKNTKEIASQLFITTGTVRNYISTILDKLGVSNRIEAIMRFKEQGWFK, encoded by the coding sequence ATGATTCGGATCGTAATCGCCGAGGATCAGCGTATGCTGCTTGGCGCACTGGCGTCTCTGCTTGATTTGGAAGAGGATATGGAGGTCGTCGGCCGGGCCAGCAATGGCGAGGATGCCGTCAAGCTGGTTCATCTGCACAAGCCGGATATTTGCATCATGGATATTGAAATGCCGGTAAAAAGCGGGCTGGACGCAGCAGAGGAGTTGAAGGGCTGCGGCTGCAAGGTGATGATTTTGACTACCTTCGCACGGCCGGGCTATTTCGAACGCGCGCTGAAAGCCGGCGCTCACGGCTACCTTTTGAAAGACAGTCCCAGCGAAGAGCTGGCCAGCTCCATCCGCAGCATTATGGCGGGACGCCGAATCTACGCATCCGAGCTGGTCGATGAGGCGTATGGTCAGGAGAATCCGCTGACCGTGCGGGAAAAGGAAGTGCTGCTGCTGATCGCCGACGGCAAAAATACCAAGGAGATCGCCAGTCAGCTCTTTATCACAACAGGAACCGTCCGCAACTACATCTCCACGATTCTCGACAAGCTGGGTGTGAGCAACCGAATCGAAGCGATCATGCGCTTTAAGGAACAGGGCTGGTTTAAATAA
- a CDS encoding sensor histidine kinase, with the protein MQKWYQILYKNTGLSPYVWVVFFILPFYFIFRSSSTHEVVIGIIMILGFFVCYVFSFLTKGWQIYVWTGLQILISIVMTLLFGYVYFSLFLAFFIGNIQNKIGFFTLYTVHLISTVVTINLGFILKNSNMITQLPFVLVSMIAVILLPVTTYNRNKREKLEGQLEDANKRISELVKLEERQRIARDLHDTLGQKLSLIGLKSDLANKLIAKDPVQAQNEISEIQQTARIALKEVREMVTQMRGTRLEDEIYRIKQIFKAAQIEFILEGDPNLTNTSLMTENVLSMCLKEAVTNIVKHSSATCCSISIIPGRTDLVVNVQDNGIGMGDGSVTVRGNGLRGMKERLEFVNGSMEILSSVSGTTVCIRVPNVFKQPEKEASV; encoded by the coding sequence ATGCAAAAGTGGTATCAAATTCTTTATAAAAATACGGGCCTGAGTCCGTATGTATGGGTTGTATTTTTTATCCTTCCTTTCTATTTCATTTTCCGCTCCTCCTCAACGCATGAGGTTGTGATCGGAATTATCATGATCCTTGGCTTTTTTGTCTGCTACGTCTTTTCCTTCCTGACCAAAGGGTGGCAGATCTACGTTTGGACAGGGCTGCAAATACTGATTTCCATCGTCATGACCCTGTTGTTCGGCTATGTGTATTTCTCGCTGTTTCTGGCGTTTTTTATCGGCAACATCCAGAACAAGATCGGCTTTTTTACACTGTACACGGTCCATCTGATCAGTACGGTGGTGACGATCAACCTTGGCTTTATTTTGAAAAACTCCAATATGATCACCCAGCTGCCCTTCGTATTGGTCAGCATGATCGCGGTAATTTTGCTGCCGGTGACCACCTACAACCGGAACAAGCGGGAGAAGCTGGAGGGGCAGCTGGAGGACGCCAACAAGCGGATTTCCGAGCTGGTCAAGCTGGAGGAACGGCAGCGAATCGCGCGCGACCTGCATGATACGCTGGGCCAGAAGCTCTCCCTGATCGGCCTCAAAAGCGATCTGGCCAACAAGCTGATTGCCAAAGACCCGGTTCAGGCTCAGAATGAAATCAGCGAGATTCAGCAAACGGCCCGTATTGCCCTGAAGGAAGTCAGGGAAATGGTGACCCAGATGCGGGGAACGCGGCTGGAGGACGAAATCTATCGCATCAAGCAGATTTTTAAAGCAGCGCAAATTGAATTCATTCTGGAAGGCGACCCCAACCTGACCAACACCTCGCTGATGACGGAAAATGTGCTCAGCATGTGCCTGAAAGAAGCGGTAACCAACATCGTCAAGCACAGCAGCGCGACCTGTTGTTCAATCTCGATCATACCGGGCCGAACCGATCTGGTGGTCAACGTCCAGGACAACGGGATCGGGATGGGGGATGGATCGGTTACGGTCAGAGGAAACGGGCTGCGCGGGATGAAAGAGCGACTGGAATTCGTCAACGGTAGTATGGAGATTCTCTCTTCGGTAAGTGGAACAACGGTATGTATTCGGGTGCCAAACGTCTTCAAACAACCGGAAAAGGAGGCGAGTGTATGA
- a CDS encoding fatty acid desaturase, with the protein MSQANIAQLKKKVAPYEKTNTSSSIKQLFNTLIPLFALWYGAYLSLSVSYWLTFPILIVTAGFVIRTFIIFHDCCHQSFFKSRLANDILGNITGIITVVPYEQWKNSHAIHHATSSNLDKRGVGDIWILTVDEYISAPLWRRIAYRIYRNPIVMFGLGPIYVFLLQYRFNRKGAKTKERLNTHFTSVALILLYALMIKAIGWQAFLMIQGPIFFISGFLGIWLFYVQHQFEDSYFENEEEWSYVKAAVEGSSYYKLPKLLQWITGNIGFHHVHHLSPKVPNYLLEEAHNATPPLQKATTITLSTSLKSLSFRLWDERGKRFIGFKELESFPRKAASAADSA; encoded by the coding sequence ATGTCCCAAGCGAATATTGCGCAATTGAAGAAAAAGGTTGCTCCCTATGAAAAGACGAATACCAGCTCCAGTATCAAACAGCTTTTCAACACGCTGATTCCTCTGTTTGCCCTGTGGTATGGAGCCTACCTCAGCCTTTCTGTTTCCTATTGGCTGACTTTTCCGATTTTGATCGTCACGGCAGGATTTGTCATCCGCACGTTTATCATTTTTCATGACTGCTGCCATCAATCGTTTTTCAAAAGCCGTCTGGCCAATGATATTCTCGGCAATATAACCGGCATTATTACGGTCGTTCCTTATGAACAGTGGAAAAATAGCCATGCCATTCATCACGCAACGAGCAGCAACCTGGATAAACGGGGCGTTGGTGACATCTGGATTCTGACGGTAGACGAATATATTTCTGCCCCTCTGTGGCGCCGTATCGCTTATCGGATTTATCGCAACCCCATTGTCATGTTCGGGTTGGGTCCTATTTATGTGTTTCTCCTGCAATACCGTTTCAACCGCAAAGGCGCAAAGACCAAGGAGCGTCTGAACACCCATTTCACCAGCGTGGCGCTGATTCTGCTGTACGCCCTGATGATCAAGGCCATTGGCTGGCAAGCATTTCTGATGATTCAGGGACCGATCTTTTTCATCTCTGGCTTCCTCGGAATCTGGCTGTTCTATGTCCAGCATCAATTTGAGGATTCCTATTTTGAAAATGAGGAAGAGTGGAGCTATGTAAAAGCAGCGGTAGAAGGAAGCTCCTACTACAAGCTGCCCAAGCTGTTGCAATGGATCACGGGCAATATCGGCTTCCACCATGTGCATCACTTAAGTCCAAAGGTGCCGAACTACTTACTGGAGGAAGCGCATAATGCCACACCGCCGCTGCAAAAGGCCACGACCATTACCCTGTCGACAAGCCTGAAGTCGCTGAGCTTTCGTCTGTGGGATGAAAGGGGCAAGAGATTCATCGGATTCAAGGAGCTGGAGTCCTTTCCCCGCAAAGCGGCGTCTGCTGCGGACAGTGCATAA